A part of Trachemys scripta elegans isolate TJP31775 chromosome 23, CAS_Tse_1.0, whole genome shotgun sequence genomic DNA contains:
- the STARD3 gene encoding stAR-related lipid transfer protein 3 has protein sequence MNKSRDLQHDLERSLPAIASMSTSLSQSQGFSPHYYFPPEKRKAISDVRRTFCLFVTFDLLFVSLLWIIELNTNTGIQKNLEIEIIEYRFKTSFFDIFVLAFFRFSVLLLGYALLKLRHWWVIAFTTLVSSAFLIVKVILSELLAKGAFGYLLPIVSFVIAWLETWFLDFKVLSQEAEEERWYLAAQAAASRGPLLYSGALSDGQFYSPPESFAGSDNESDEEGVGRKALTAQEKEYVQQGKEAMEVVDQILAQEENWKFEKNNEFGDVVYTIEIPFHGKTFILKAFMQCSAETVYQEVILQPERMSLWNKTVAACQILQRVEDNTIISYDVAAGSAGGVVSPRDFVNVRRIERRRDCYISSGMSTTHALKPPLSKYVRGENGPGGFIVLKCANNPKVCTFIWILNTELKGRLPRYLIHQSLAATMFEFAFHLRQRVSEGSGRP, from the exons ATGAACAAGTCCAGAGACTTGCAGCATGACCTGGAGCGGAGCCTCCCAGCCATTGCGTCCATGAGCACCTCCCTCTCTCAGAGCCAGGGCTTCTCCCCGCACTATTACTTCCCCCCGGAGAAGAGGAAAGCCATCTCGGACGTCAGGAGGACTTTCTGCCTCTTTGTCACCTTCGACCTGCTGTTTGTCTCTCTGCTGTGGATAATTGAGCTGAAT ACCAACACTGGCATTCAGAAGAACTTGGAGATCGAAATCATTGAGTACCGGTTTAAAACCTCATTCTTTGATATATTT gtctTGGCTTTTTTCCGGTTTTCTGTGTTACTTCTGGGCTATGCACTCTTAAAACTGCGCCACTGGTGGGTCATCGCG TTCACTACACTGGTGTCCAGTGCCTTCCTCATCGTGAAGGTCATCCTGTCTGAG CTGCTAGCCAAGGGGGCTTTTGGGTACTTACTTCCCATCGTCTCTTTCGTTATCGCCTGGCTAGAAACTTGGTTCCTGGATTTTAAAGTCCTATCTCAGGAGGCGGAAGAGGAACGAT GGTACTTGGCAGCGCAGGCCGCAGCCTCCCGGGGCCCTCTGCTCTATTCCGGAGCCCTCTCTGACGGGCAGTTCTATTCCCCTCCGGAGTCCTTTGCAG GATCGGACAACGAGTCTGATGAAGAAGGTGTGGGGAGGAAAGCGTTAACAGCCCAG GAGAAGGAATACGTCCAACAAGGCAAAGAAGCAATGGAGGTTGTGGATCAAATCCTCGCCCAGGAGGAAAACtggaaatttgaaaaaaacaat GAGTTTGGCGATGTTGTTTACACCATTGAAATTCCTTTCCACGGCAAGACCTTTATTTTGAAG GCCTTCATGCAGTGTTCTGCTGAAACAGTCTACCAGGAGGTGATTCTCCAACCTGAGAGGATGAGCCTGTGGAATAAAACGGTGGCAGCTTGCCAG ATCTTACAGCGGGTTGAAGATAACACCATTATCTCCTACGATGTTGCAGCAGGATCTGCAGGGGGTGTAGTGTCACCCAG GGACTTTGTAAACGTGCGTCGCATTGAAAGAAGACGAGACTGCTATATTTCCTCAGGGATGTCAACCACTCACGCTTTGAAGCCTCCGCTGTCCAAATACGTCAG GGGTGAGAACGGGCCAGGAGGCTTCATTGTACTGAAATGTGCCAACAATCCCAAAGTTTGCACCTTCATCTGGATCCTCAACACGGAGCTCAAG